GTACGGATTGGATTGCCGCTATACACTATCTTTTTTTGGGGGAGTGTTGCACCTGCACTCTCGTATCCAAGGCATATGGCAGAAGCAAAGGGGGCTATGAGCTTTGTAGCAAGACCAGGTGAGGCATCGCTCTCGTGGGTGACAATGGGAATGTGCAGAACGCGGGCAGCCAAGACAGGGGGTACGGAGACAAAGCCGCCTTTGGAAAACAGGATATCCGGCCTTTCCTTTTTCAGGATCGAAAGGGCCTGGAAAAATGCGGCGAAAAGTCGGAATCCATCTGACAGGTTCTGCACCGAGGCATATCTGCGAAACTTCCCGCTCTGTATTGCATGGAAAGCAATGCCTTCCCTTTCGACTGCAGCCCTTTCGCCTTCATCCTCCCTCCCTATCCAGAAACACCGGTACCCGTTTTCTTCTTTGAGTACCTCATGCACGGAAAGAGCCGGGAGAATGTGCCCGAGGGTGCCGCCACCTGTATAACAGACCAACATAGGCAGAGTATAGCACAAACGAGAAATACCGACTATCAAGATTGTATCATTTTGATACAATACGGGTATTTTTGCCACATAAAATTCAAAAAGTTAGGCTTTTCTCTCTTGGTGGTTATGAGTATACTGGTACAGTACGAAAAAAGTGCATAATCTACCTCAAGAAGCGAGTCATCAATGGGAACTTCATTTTTTACCAAGGTTTTTGGGACCAAACAAGAAAAAGATTTGCGGGGACTCTACCCTGTGATACAGCGTGTAAATGCAGAAGAGTCGTGGGCAAAAAGCCTTAGTAACGAACAGTTTCCTATTCAGACTGCTGATTTCAAAGCACAGGTTGCCAATGGATCTTCCCTTGAAAGCCTGCTGCCGAAAGCTTTTGCTTTGGCCAGGGAGGCTGCCTTCCGTGTGCTGGGGGAACGTCATTACGATGTGCAGATTATGGGTGCCACAGTCCTGCACCAAGGCAACATCCTGGAAATGAAGACTGGTGAAGGAAAGACCCTTACCTGTGTCCCCGCGGCCTATCTCAATGCCCTCGAAGGCAAAGGCGTGCACATCATCACGGTAAACGACTATCTCGCCAGCCGTGACTCTTCCTGGATGGGTCCTGTGTTCGAATTCCTTGGACTGAGCGTAGGGGTTATTCTCTCGAACATGGACAATGAGTCGAGACGGATATCCTACAACGCCGACATTACCTATGGGACAAATAACGAATTCGGGTTCGATTACCTCAGGGACAACATGAAATGGTCCTATGCCGAGAAGATCCAGCCCAAGCATCATTACTGTATCATTGATGAAATCGACTCCATCCTCATCGACGAAGCCCGTACCCCTCTGATTATCAGCGGCCAGAGCGAGGATGACTCGGCACAGGTCATGGGAGCCCAGAAAATTGCCTCATCCCTGGTTGAATGCGAGAAAAACCCCGAGACCGGCGATTATTACGAACCGGACCCCCTCGCCCGCTTCGACAAGAAGGCAGAGGCTTTCGATGACCGCGGCGACTACAGGCTGGACGAGAAACAGAAAAAAGTATCTTTCACCAACCAGGGCATGAACCATATGGAGGAGTTGCTGCAAAAGAACCATACCATCACCGGCAGCCTCTATGAAGATGAGAACTTCGAGTATGTGCACTATGTGACCCAGGCGGTAAAGGCCCTGAAGCTCTATGCGAATGATGTAGACTACGTCGTGGCAGAGGGCCAGGTCCAGATTGTCGATGAGTTCACCGGGCGTATCCTGCATGGCAGACGCTACAGCGATGGTCTGCACCAGGCTATCGAGGCAAAGGAAAAGATCAAGATCCTTGGCCAGAACAAGACACTCGCCACTATTACGTTCCAGAACTTTTTCAGGATGTATGAAAAAATCAGCGGTATGACCGGTACTGCAGATACCGAAGCCCCTGAATTTTTGAAAATTTACAACCTCGATGTCGTAGTAATCCCGACCAACAAACCGGTCATCAGGAAAGATAACGCTGACCTGGTCTACTATAACGAACAGTTCAAGTATGAGGCTATCTGCAAGGAAATCGAGCGGGTCCACAAGACCGGGCAGCCAATCCTTGTCGGTACGATCAGTATCGAAAAAAGTGAGATGCTCTCTGTCCTCCTCAGGAAGATGGGAATCAAGCACGAGGTCCTCAATGCGAAGAACCATGCGCGCGAGGCCCTGATCATCGAGGAGGCCGGTGCCAAGGGGGCAGTTACCATTGCAACCAACATGGCAGGTCGCGGTACCGACATCAAGCTGGGCGGAAGCCTTGAGGCAAGGGCCCACAGGATTTGCGGAACCGAGGCAACCCCTGCTGAAATGGTGGAGGCTACCAAACAAGCGTACCCTGCATGGAAAAAAGATTACGAGGAAGTCAAGCAGCTCGGCGGCTTGTACATCATGGGTACCGAACGCCATGAATCAAGGCGTATCGACAACCAGTTGCGCGGTCGCGCCGGCCGTCAGGGAGACCCTGGTACCAGCCGGTTCTATGTGTCCCT
The sequence above is a segment of the Sphaerochaeta pleomorpha str. Grapes genome. Coding sequences within it:
- the secA gene encoding preprotein translocase subunit SecA; amino-acid sequence: MGTSFFTKVFGTKQEKDLRGLYPVIQRVNAEESWAKSLSNEQFPIQTADFKAQVANGSSLESLLPKAFALAREAAFRVLGERHYDVQIMGATVLHQGNILEMKTGEGKTLTCVPAAYLNALEGKGVHIITVNDYLASRDSSWMGPVFEFLGLSVGVILSNMDNESRRISYNADITYGTNNEFGFDYLRDNMKWSYAEKIQPKHHYCIIDEIDSILIDEARTPLIISGQSEDDSAQVMGAQKIASSLVECEKNPETGDYYEPDPLARFDKKAEAFDDRGDYRLDEKQKKVSFTNQGMNHMEELLQKNHTITGSLYEDENFEYVHYVTQAVKALKLYANDVDYVVAEGQVQIVDEFTGRILHGRRYSDGLHQAIEAKEKIKILGQNKTLATITFQNFFRMYEKISGMTGTADTEAPEFLKIYNLDVVVIPTNKPVIRKDNADLVYYNEQFKYEAICKEIERVHKTGQPILVGTISIEKSEMLSVLLRKMGIKHEVLNAKNHAREALIIEEAGAKGAVTIATNMAGRGTDIKLGGSLEARAHRICGTEATPAEMVEATKQAYPAWKKDYEEVKQLGGLYIMGTERHESRRIDNQLRGRAGRQGDPGTSRFYVSLDDSLMRLFANDNIKSMLGKIGMQDGEPIEHRMLSNAIEKAQKRVEDRNFEIRKHLLDYDDVLNEQRNFMYSERDAILTDEHLLQRVMKACHEISDAIVDSAFTASKEDNEPGVKILEEIEAQFHLTVPPLAADATKDEYKAHLITCIDKEVNDKVELTGEKPFNDFLRFNYLRQIDIRWQDHLTALEDLRDAVGLRSYAQKNPLVEYKVEGFEIFTQMLEDIKAFMANTLVRVQITHSDDQYARKASSHRTVETHNAKGAFSSNGGAAQGRGQQSGETSPVTVRRTTPKVGRNDPCPCGSGKKYKNCHGRNA